Proteins encoded together in one Sceloporus undulatus isolate JIND9_A2432 ecotype Alabama chromosome 4, SceUnd_v1.1, whole genome shotgun sequence window:
- the TSHZ2 gene encoding teashirt homolog 2: protein MPRRKQQAPKRAAGYGQEDDLKDDEDIKEEEEDDNESSSTAHLQGSNDPGTDEEHDIVPDPKGSFSYQNSPVSHMSNQDAENESLLSDASDQVADIKSLCSREVQDSKANVHPKLPNEAHSCMDKMTAVYANILSDSYWTGLGLGLKLSNSEKKGCDNRNGASKSDFDWHQDALTKSLQQSLPARPVSKPNLFSSVQLYRQSSKMCGTVFTGASRFRCRQCSAAYDTLVELTVHMNESGHYQDDNHKKDKHRPTSYSKPRKRAFQDMDKEDAQKVLKCMFCGDSFDSLQDLSVHMIKTKHYQKVPLKEPVPTISSKMVTPAKKRVFDINRPCSPDSTTGSFADTFSSQKNANLQLSSNNRYGYQNGASYTWQFEACKSQILKCMECGSSHDTLQQLTTHMMVTGHFLKVTSSASKKGKQLVLDPLAVEKMQSLSEAPASDSQHSKSSSNASTDSTAPASELKKECKSNKSEDVNKEEKMVKSEDYEDTLQKPLDPTIKYQYLREEDLEDASKGGGDILKSLENTVTTAINKAQNGAPSWSAYPSIHAAYQLSEGTKPSLPVGSQVLQVRPTVTNKLRPIAPKWKVMPLVPVSANMAQCTQVKKEADTKKEVQKDYMKEGNKTDPAPASQDEGESPPQAEVCIEPKKSEPAPSKEENKAKGDEEKGKTKAKESATSLLSNGCASSNHSSELPCLNPLSALQSVLNNHLGKANEPLRPQPNSSPSAASVSIFHKPNLNMIEKPVLSPAPTLAKPASVTSRRYVFENNDQPIDLTKSKSKKGESVQAQSCTSPPQKHALSDIADMVKILPKATTPKPAASSRISSMKLEMDVRRFEDASTEVSTLHKRKGRQSNWNPQHLLILQAQFASSLFQTSEGKYLLSDLGPQERMQISKFTGLSMTTISHWLANVKYQLRKTGGTKFLKNMDKGHPIFYCSDCASQFRTPSTYINHLESHLGFQMKDMNKLAVEQQTKVEQEICRISVQKSPETIAGEEDTDSKFKCKLCSRTFVSKHAVKLHLSKTHSKSPEHHSQFVAEVDEE, encoded by the coding sequence GTTATGGCCAAGAGGATGATTTGAAAGATGACGAAGAtataaaggaggaggaagaagatgacaaTGAGAGCAGTTCAACAGCTCATCTTCAAGGCAGCAATGACCCAGGCACAGATGAAGAACATGATATAGTCCCTGATCCAAAAGGCAGCTTTAGCTATCAGAATTCTCCAGTAAGTCATATGTCCAACCAGGATGCTGAAAATGAATCACTGCTAAGTGATGCTAGTGACCAGGTGGCAGACATCAAAAGCCTTTGCTCCAGAGAGGTACAAGACTCCAAAGCCAATGTCCACCCCAAACTTCCAAATGAAGCACACAGCTGCATGGATAAAATGACAGCGGTCTATGCCAACATCCTTTCAGACTCTTATTGGACAGGTTTAGGTCTGGGGCTCAAGCTGTCCAATTCTGAGAAGAAGGGGTGCGACAACAGGAATGGAGCGAGCAAAAGTGACTTTGATTGGCATCAGGATGCATTGACCAAAAGCCTGCAACAAAGTTTGCCAGCTCGGCCTGTCTCCAAACCAAACCTTTTCAGTTCAGTCCAGCTCTACCGACAAAGCAGCAAAATGTGTGGAACTGTATTCACAGGTGCCAGTAGGTTTCGCTGCAGGCAATGCAGTGCTGCCTATGACACCTTGGTAGAGCTTACTGTCCATATGAATGAGAGTGGTCATTACCAAGATGACAACCACAAAAAAGACAAGCACAGGCCTACCAGCTACTCCAAGCCCCGGAAACGGGCCTTTCAGGACATGGATAAAGAAGATGCTCAGAAAGTTCTGAAATGTATGTTCTGTGGTGATTCCTTTGATTCCCTTCAAGATCTAAGTGTTCacatgataaaaacaaaacactaccaAAAAGTGCCTTTGAAGGAGCCAGTACCTACCATTTCCTCTAAGATGGTAACACCAGCTAAGAAACGTGTATTTGACATTAACAGACCTTGCTCTCCAGACTCAACCACTGGGTCATTTGCTGACACCTTTTCTTCCCAGAAGAATGCAAATCTGCAGCTATCGTCTAACAATCGCTATGGCTACCAGAATGGTGCCAGCTACACATGGCAGTTTGAAGCATGCAAATCACAAATACTcaagtgcatggaatgtggaagcTCCCATGACACCTTGCAGCAACTCACCACACACATGATGGTAACAGGTCACTTCTTGAAAGTCACAAGCTCAGCCTCTAAGAAAGGAAAGCAACTCGTTTTGGATCCACTAGCTGTTGAGAAAATGCAGTCACTTTCTGAGGCACCTGCCAGTGACAGTCAACATTCAAAATCCTCAAGTAATGCATCAACAGATTCTACAGCTCCTGCTTCAGAGCTAAAGAAAGAGTGCAAGTCAAATAAATCTGAAGATGtgaacaaagaggaaaaaatggtgAAGAGTGAAGACTATGAAGACACGCTTCAAAAACCACTGGATCCTACAATTAAATATCAGTACCTTAGGGAAGAAGATCTGGAAGATGCTTCAAAAGGTGGTGGAGATATTTTGAAATCTTTAGAAAATACTGTCACCACAGCCATCAATAAAGCTCAAAATGGAGCCCCCAGCTGGAGTGCATACCCTAGTATCCATGCAGCCTATCAACTCTCAGAAGGTACAAAACCTTCCTTACCAGTGGGGTCCCAGGTTTTACAAGTTCGGCCAACTGTCACTAATAAGTTGAGGCCTATTGCTCCAAAATGGAAAGTTATGCCTCTAGTCCCTGTTTCAGCTAACATGGCCCAATGCACTCAGGTTAAGAAGGAAGCAGACACCAAGAAGGAAGTACAAAAAGACTATATGAAAGAGGGCAATAAAACTGATCCTGCCCCTGCCAGTCAGGATGAAGGAGAATCTCCCCCTCAGGCTGAGGTGTGCATAGAACCCAAAAAATCAGAGCCAGCTCCTTCAAAGGAGGAGAACAAAGCAAAGGGAgatgaggagaaaggaaaaacaaaagcaaaggaaTCAGCAACATCACTTCTCAGTAATGGATGTGCTTCTTCTAACCACTCCTCAGAGCTGCCTTGTTTAAACCCTCTGAGCGCCTTGCAATCTGTACTGAATAATCACTTGGGCAAAGCAAATGAACCTCTAAGACCACAGCCAAACTCTAGTCCCAGTGCAGCTTCAGTCTCTATTTTCCACAAACCTAATCTGAACATGATTGAAAAGCCAGTTTTATCTCCTGCCCCAACACTGGCAAAACCTGCAAGTGTTACATCCAGGCGTTATGTATTTGAAAACAATGATCAACCAATAGACCTGACCAAATCCAAAAGCAAGAAAGGAGAGTCTGTTCAAGCACAATCTTGCACTTCCCCACCTCAAAAACATGCACTGTCTGACATCGCAGACATGGTCAAAATTCTTCCCAAAGCTACAACACCAAAACCCGCTGCCTCATCCAGAATCTCATCAATGAAACTGGAAATGGACGTAAGGCGTTTTGAAGATGCCTCCACCGAAGTCTCCACCTTGCACAAAAGAAAGGGAAGGCAGTCTAACTGGAATCCTCAGCATCTCCTTATTTTGCAAGCTCAGTTTGCTTCCAGTCTCTTCCAAACATCTGAAGGTAAATATTTATTGTCGGACCTGGGCCCTCAAGAACGTATGCAGATCTCCAAGTTTACTGGACTGTCAATGACCACCATCAGCCATTGGTTGGCCAATGTTAAGTACCAGCTCAGAAAAACTGGAGGGACAAAGTTTTTGAAAAACATGGATAAAGGCCACCCCATCTTTTATTGCAGTGACTGTGCATCTCAGTTTAGAACCCCATCAACGTACATCAATCATTTAGAATCCCATCTAGGTTTCCAAATGAAAGACATGAACAAGTTGGCTGTGGAGCAGCAAACCAAGGTAGAACAAGAAATCTGCAGAATTTCAGTTCAAAAGTCTCCTGAAACAATAGCTGGAGAAGAGGACACAGACTCTAAGTTCAAATGTAAGTTATGCTCTCGGACATTTGTGAGCAAACATGCAGTAAAACTTCATCTAAGCAAAACACACAGCAAGTCACCAGAACATCATTCACAGTTTGTAGCAGAAGTGGATGAAGAATAA